In one Pirellulales bacterium genomic region, the following are encoded:
- a CDS encoding PEP-CTERM sorting domain-containing protein — protein sequence MQMRSLTLPTFGLLLAVLAMSPGTGLAAGEILVDDFALPADAEGGILGTDVSDPFFGAYLDPSLMHILGGERELLIQTKGAGTPTSSFSIGGGSFSFTSGDPGAAVTLIYDGDLLPPPGTLDISNLQDLRIDFDFVSTGGAASVPIVVYFESAAGNIAFLGELTSNDAPFSYFATSGSFSDGGTFDPTAVVHTVIAINPEGIPGLEFRLNRIVEIEAVPEPSSVALASIGLGLLTIAHRRRALKRHEQ from the coding sequence ATGCAGATGCGCTCCCTCACGCTTCCCACCTTCGGCTTGTTGCTTGCCGTTCTGGCAATGTCGCCAGGCACAGGCCTGGCCGCTGGCGAAATTCTCGTCGACGATTTCGCGCTTCCCGCCGATGCGGAAGGCGGAATCCTTGGCACCGACGTATCGGACCCGTTTTTCGGGGCCTACCTCGATCCCAGCCTGATGCATATTCTCGGCGGCGAACGCGAACTGTTGATTCAGACAAAGGGAGCAGGCACCCCCACGAGCTCGTTCTCGATCGGCGGTGGCAGTTTCTCGTTTACTTCGGGCGATCCCGGCGCCGCGGTCACGTTGATTTACGACGGCGATCTATTGCCCCCGCCTGGCACCCTCGACATCTCGAACCTTCAGGACCTACGGATCGACTTCGATTTCGTCTCGACGGGCGGCGCAGCCAGCGTGCCCATCGTCGTGTACTTCGAAAGCGCGGCGGGAAACATCGCGTTCCTCGGCGAACTTACTTCGAACGATGCACCCTTCTCCTATTTCGCGACGAGCGGATCGTTCTCCGACGGTGGTACGTTCGATCCGACGGCGGTGGTCCACACCGTCATCGCGATCAATCCGGAAGGCATCCCCGGCCTTGAGTTCAGGCTTAACCGCATTGTCGAGATCGAAGCGGTCCCGGAACCTTCGTCGGTGGCGCTGGCCAGCATCGGCTTGGGCCTGTTGACGATCGCCCACCGCCGGCGCGCGCTCAAACGGCACGAGCAATGA
- a CDS encoding SRPBCC family protein, whose product MPDKTGTVRLHRVFTAPPERVYRAFLEPGALAKWLPPYGFTCAVQHLDARVGGKFRMSFTNFGTGSSHAFGGEYLELVPHERIRYTDKFDDPNLPGEIQVTVQLKRVSCGTEVEIVQEGIPAVIPPEACYLGWQESLMQLATLVNPEIPDGA is encoded by the coding sequence ATGCCCGACAAAACCGGAACGGTTCGGCTGCACCGCGTCTTCACCGCGCCGCCCGAGCGCGTCTATCGAGCCTTCCTTGAACCCGGTGCCCTGGCCAAGTGGCTGCCGCCCTATGGGTTCACCTGCGCCGTGCAGCACCTTGACGCCCGCGTCGGGGGGAAGTTCCGCATGTCGTTCACCAATTTTGGCACCGGCAGCAGCCATGCGTTCGGGGGCGAGTACCTGGAGCTCGTACCCCACGAGCGGATTCGCTACACCGACAAGTTCGACGACCCCAACCTGCCGGGCGAAATCCAGGTGACGGTCCAGCTGAAACGAGTCAGTTGCGGCACCGAGGTCGAGATCGTCCAAGAAGGCATTCCCGCGGTGATTCCCCCAGAGGCTTGCTATCTCGGTTGGCAAGAGTCGCTGATGCAGCTCGCCACGCTTGTAAACCCGGAGATCCCCGACGGGGCGTGA
- a CDS encoding class I SAM-dependent methyltransferase, which produces MDRWNHNLHYHARILAAAPAGCVRALDVGCGEGTLTRALRSVSAHVVGIDVDLPSIELARAEGGAGIEYIHGEFLAHRFEPASFDLVASVAALHHMDAAAGLTRMANLVRPGGTLVVIGLAHSSQPGDLAFDAAGALATRVHRHLLRKRYWEHPAPKVWPPPLSYAEVRKLAARLLPGVEYRRHVLWRYSLVWRRGT; this is translated from the coding sequence ATGGACCGGTGGAACCATAACCTCCACTACCACGCTCGCATTCTCGCCGCGGCGCCGGCCGGTTGTGTCCGCGCACTCGATGTCGGCTGCGGCGAAGGGACGCTCACGCGTGCGCTGCGTTCCGTCTCGGCGCACGTCGTGGGAATCGACGTCGACCTGCCATCGATCGAGCTGGCACGTGCCGAGGGCGGTGCAGGCATCGAGTACATCCACGGCGAATTCCTCGCGCATCGATTCGAGCCGGCGAGCTTCGATCTCGTCGCCTCGGTGGCCGCGCTGCATCACATGGACGCGGCAGCGGGCCTGACGCGGATGGCCAATCTCGTGCGGCCGGGCGGTACCCTTGTCGTCATCGGCTTGGCGCATTCGAGTCAGCCTGGCGATCTTGCGTTCGACGCCGCCGGTGCCCTGGCGACGCGCGTGCATCGACACCTCCTCCGCAAGCGTTACTGGGAGCATCCGGCGCCCAAGGTCTGGCCGCCGCCGCTCAGCTACGCCGAGGTGCGCAAGCTCGCTGCCCGTCTTCTGCCGGGCGTGGAATATCGCCGGCACGTGCTGTGGCGGTACTCGCTCGTATGGCGACGCGGCACCTGA